The Nodosilinea sp. FACHB-141 genome has a segment encoding these proteins:
- a CDS encoding TIM-barrel domain-containing protein, translating into MPYAIWYSWQRDRRDRLYQTPPATAPTVVGKGLHATPTKRGAEIEFEHASLELAFLTPDFVRVTWQPGRLPLPYGLADHPWPAVTTQLEEQSQGWVLSSSELTISVGWDGSLAIADQTGQIRQELPPQRLGEGWQQTTPLRDEECLYGLGERAATFNLRRPVVSEQSGPAQTKTYQFWNYDPGNIYEPGTDPMYICIPVYLGLHRQGSYLVFYENTFRGELRLGQQATTTFEAGALRYYLAIGAPPQLMQRYTQLTGRAPLPPRWALGYHQSHWGYRTEATLRQEVQNFQQHDLPLSALHVDIDCQVNHRAFTIDPQRFPKFRQFTAELAANGVRLIAINNPGIQHNRHSNLFLEGQILDAFCTYANGDLVVAPVWPGRSVFPDFTDPIVRDWWSRQFSYLLQAGVAGFWNDMNEPAAFVAWGDPTLPLATQHKLEGRGGDHREAHNVYGMLETRAAFESLRSHRPHIRPFVVTRSGWAGLQRYAWTWTGDIVSTWEALRQTVATVLGLGLSGVAYCGPDIGGFLGNPGPELYLRWFQMATFMVFYRTHSAVSVGHRAPWTYGEPCLSIARRFLQLRQQLMPYFYTLVWETAEQGHPPVRPLFWLNPADENLWNREDAFCLGDALLVCPVMTQGERCRQVALPPGDWYSFWDDTLWQGGQTVELPTPLEQIPLLVRGGSILPLAEGKDLTLHLYPPALGSDVEWESQGQLYSDAGEGYGDSRLDQWHLSQQGQTLTLTWRSQGDYEFPYKRVNLHLHGPTLEQAWVDGQKVAVAGQMLSSAVFKQINLKVRQDE; encoded by the coding sequence ATGCCCTACGCGATTTGGTACTCGTGGCAGCGCGATCGCCGCGATCGCCTCTACCAAACCCCGCCAGCAACTGCCCCCACGGTCGTAGGCAAAGGACTTCATGCCACCCCCACCAAGCGGGGCGCTGAGATTGAGTTTGAGCACGCCTCCCTCGAACTCGCCTTTTTAACACCAGATTTCGTTCGCGTCACTTGGCAGCCCGGTCGGTTGCCTTTGCCCTATGGCCTAGCCGACCACCCCTGGCCCGCCGTCACCACCCAACTAGAAGAGCAGTCTCAGGGATGGGTGCTTTCTAGTTCTGAACTCACGATCAGCGTAGGTTGGGACGGCAGTTTGGCGATCGCTGATCAGACCGGCCAGATTCGCCAAGAACTCCCTCCCCAGCGTTTGGGAGAAGGGTGGCAGCAGACTACCCCCCTGCGGGACGAAGAGTGCCTCTACGGCCTGGGGGAACGGGCGGCAACCTTTAACCTGCGGCGACCCGTAGTTTCAGAGCAGAGCGGCCCAGCCCAGACCAAAACCTACCAGTTCTGGAACTACGACCCCGGCAACATCTACGAACCCGGCACCGACCCGATGTATATCTGCATTCCGGTGTACCTGGGTTTACACCGGCAAGGCAGCTATCTGGTGTTTTACGAAAACACCTTTCGGGGCGAGCTACGGCTGGGCCAGCAAGCTACCACCACATTTGAGGCCGGTGCCCTGCGCTATTACCTAGCGATCGGTGCGCCACCCCAGCTCATGCAGCGCTACACCCAGCTCACTGGTCGGGCACCCCTGCCACCCCGCTGGGCCCTGGGGTATCACCAATCCCACTGGGGCTACCGCACCGAGGCCACCCTGCGCCAGGAGGTGCAAAACTTTCAGCAACACGACCTGCCCCTCAGCGCCCTGCATGTGGATATTGACTGCCAGGTCAACCACCGCGCTTTCACCATTGACCCTCAGCGGTTCCCCAAGTTTCGGCAGTTTACGGCGGAGCTAGCGGCAAATGGCGTGCGGCTGATCGCGATCAACAATCCCGGCATTCAGCACAACCGCCACAGCAACCTGTTCTTAGAGGGGCAAATTCTCGACGCCTTCTGCACCTACGCCAACGGCGATCTGGTGGTTGCCCCCGTCTGGCCGGGGCGATCGGTCTTCCCTGACTTTACCGACCCGATTGTGCGCGACTGGTGGAGCCGCCAGTTTTCCTACCTGCTGCAGGCAGGGGTAGCCGGTTTTTGGAACGACATGAACGAACCGGCGGCCTTTGTAGCCTGGGGCGACCCCACCCTGCCCCTAGCGACCCAGCACAAGCTAGAGGGGCGCGGCGGCGACCACCGCGAAGCCCACAACGTCTACGGCATGCTTGAAACCCGTGCCGCCTTCGAAAGCCTGCGAAGCCATCGACCCCACATTCGTCCCTTCGTAGTGACGCGATCGGGCTGGGCAGGGCTGCAGCGCTACGCCTGGACCTGGACTGGTGATATCGTCTCGACCTGGGAGGCGCTACGTCAGACCGTAGCCACCGTTTTGGGTCTGGGGCTGTCGGGGGTAGCCTATTGCGGCCCTGACATTGGCGGGTTTTTGGGAAATCCGGGGCCTGAACTGTACCTGCGCTGGTTTCAAATGGCCACCTTTATGGTCTTTTACCGCACCCACAGCGCCGTCAGCGTGGGGCATCGCGCCCCTTGGACCTACGGCGAACCCTGCCTCAGCATTGCGCGCCGTTTTTTGCAGCTCCGTCAGCAGCTAATGCCCTACTTCTATACCCTGGTGTGGGAGACCGCTGAACAGGGACATCCCCCTGTGCGCCCGCTGTTCTGGCTGAACCCGGCCGATGAAAATCTGTGGAACCGAGAGGATGCCTTTTGTCTGGGGGACGCGCTGCTGGTGTGTCCAGTGATGACCCAGGGAGAGCGCTGCCGCCAAGTTGCCCTCCCCCCCGGCGATTGGTACAGCTTTTGGGATGACACGCTATGGCAGGGCGGGCAAACCGTCGAGCTACCGACCCCGCTGGAGCAAATTCCTCTGCTGGTAAGGGGGGGCAGCATTTTGCCCCTGGCTGAAGGTAAAGACCTGACCCTGCACCTCTACCCGCCGGCCTTAGGCTCTGATGTGGAGTGGGAAAGCCAGGGCCAGCTCTACAGCGACGCCGGGGAAGGCTACGGCGACTCGCGATTAGACCAGTGGCACCTCAGCCAGCAGGGGCAGACCTTAACCCTCACCTGGCGATCGCAGGGAGACTACGAGTTTCCCTATAAGCGAGTAAACCTGCACCTGCATGGGCCAACCCTGGAGCAAGCCTGGGTGGATGGTCAAAAGGTAGCGGTGGCAGGGCAAATGCTATCCAGTGCAGTCTTTAAGCAGATCAATCTAAAGGTGCGGCAGGATGAATGA